The window GGCTTTGCGATCAAGATCAGCCCCGGCTTCTTCGACAATCCCAAACTGGGTCTGCCGAGCGTCAACGGCATGATGGTCCTCCTGTCGGCCAAGACCGGCCTCGTCGAGGCGCTGCTGCTCGACAACGGCTATCTCACGGATGTGCGCACCGCTGCCGCCGGCGCGGTCGCGGCGCGGCATCTGTCCCGTCCGAACGCGTCTGTCGCGACGATCTTCGGCGCGGGCATGCAGGCGCGGATGCAACTCGAGGCATTGCTGCTCGTGCGCAGCATCGAGGAAGCGCGCATCTGGGCGCGCGACGCGGCCAAGGCCGAGAAGACCGCCGCGCAGTTGCGCGAACGGCTAGGAATACGGGTGCGTGCCGAGGCGGATCCGGCGCGAGCGATCGCGGGCGCCGACGTGGTCGTGACGACGACGCCCGCGAGCGAGCCGCTTCTCAAGCGTGCGTGGTTGTCGCGCGGCCAGCATGTCACCGCGATGGGCTCCGACGCCGAGCACAAGAACGAGCTGGAGCCTGCGGTCATCACGGGCGTCGATCTCTATGTCGCCGACAGGCTGAGCCAGACAAGGCGGCTCGGCGAACTCCACCATGCGATCGAGGCGGGGCTGGTTCCGGCTGACCGTGTCTTCCCTGAATTGGGCGAGATCGTCGCCGGCCTCAAGCCCGGGCGCACCTCGGACACGATGACCACGGTCGCCGACCTGACCGGCACGGGCGTTCAGGACACGGCCATCGCGACACTGGCGCGCGACAGGGCGAGGGCAGCGCAGGCGGGAACCGATTTCGAGAGCTAGGCGCGGCCGTATCGGCCCAAGGAATAAACGAGGAAACGACCAGACATGCTGCCCAATCTGAAATTCACCCGCGAGGAATACGCCGAGCGCCTCGCCAGGACGCGGCGCGCAATGGAAGCCAAGGGCGTCGACCTGCTGATCTGCTCCGACCCGTCCAACATGGCGTGGCTGACCGGCTATGATGGCTGGTCGTTCTACGTCCATCAGGCGATCCTGGTGCCGCCGACGGGCGAGCCGGTCTGGTACGGGCGCGGACAGGATGCGAACGGTGCAAAGCGCACCGCATATCTCGGCCATGACAACATCGTCGGTTACGCCGATCACTACGTCCAGTCGACCGAACGCCATCCTATGGACTACCTCTCAAAGGTCATCGGCGAGCGTGGATGGGACAAGCTCACCATCGGCGTCGAGATGGACAATTACTGGTTCTCGGCCGCCGCATTCGCGGCGCTGCAGAAGCATCTGCCCAATGCACGCTTCGTGGACGCGACCGCGCTCGTGAACTGGCAGCGCGCGGTGAAAAGCCCGACCGAGATCGACTACATGCGCAAGGCCGCGCGGATCGTGGAGGTGATGCATCAGCGCATCGTCGACAAGATCGAGGTCGGCATGCGCAAATGCGATCTCGTGGCCGAAATTTACGATGCCGGCACGCGCGGCGTCGATGGGATCGGCGGCGATTATCCCGCGATCGTGCCGCTGCTTCCGTCGGGCGCGGATGCCTCCGCGCCGCATCTGACCTGGGACGACAAGCCCATGAAGTCGGGCGAGGGCACGTTTTTCGAGATCGCCGGCTGCTACAATCGCTATCACTGCCCGTTGTCGCGCACGGTCTTCCTCGGCAAGCCGACGCAGGAATTCCTCGACGCTGAGAAGGCGACGCTGGAAGGCATGGAAGCCGGCCTCGCCGCCGCCAAACCCGGCAACACCTGCGAGGACATCGCCAACGCCTTCTTCGCGGTCCTGAAAAAGTACGGGATCACCAAGGACAACCGCACCGGCTATCCGATCGGTTTGAGCTACCCGCCGGACTGGGGCGAGCGCACGATGAGCCTGCGCCCCGGCGACCGCACCGAACTCAAGCCCGGCATGACGTTCCATTTCATGACCGGCCTGTGGCTGGAGACGATGGGTCTCGAAATCACGGAATCGATCCTGATCACCGAGACCGGTGTCGAGTGTCTCGCAAACGTGCCACGCCAGTTGTTTGTGAAGGGCTGAGGGGAGGCACGACGTGATGATGCACCGTACACCCCCACCCCTAACCCCTCCCCACAAGGGGGAGGGGGACAATTTCACGGCCGCCCAAGCTCAAGTCGAGGGCTGGGGAGTGACGTTGCCAAAGAATCCCCCTCCCCCTAGTGGGGAGGGGTTAGGGGTGGGGGTTGCGGGAGACATGCAGTGATGAAACCCTCCCCCATCACCCCCACGATCGATCTCGACGCTGCCGGCGTCCAGCACGGCTTCCTGCGATTGCCCTACAGCCGCGATGATTCCGCGTGGGGTTCGGTGATGATCCCCATCGCGGTGATCCGGAACGGCGAGGGCCCGACGGCGCTCCTCACCGGCGGCAACCACGGCGACGAGTATGAGGGGCCGCTGGCGCTTTTCGATCTGGCGCGGACGCTCGACCCGGTATCCGTCTCGGGAACGGTTATCATCGTGCCGGCGATGAACTATCCCGCGTTCCGCGCCGGCACGCGCACCTCGCCGATCGATCGCGGCAATCTCAATCGCAGCTTTCCCGGCCGGCCCGACGGCACGGTGACCGAGAAGATCGCGGACTATTTCCAGCGGGAACTCCTCCCCCGCGCGGATATCGTGCTCGACTTTCATTCCGGTGGCCGCACGCTCGACTTCCTGCCCTTTTGCGCGGCCCACATCCTGCCCGACAAGGCGCAGGAGGCGAGCGTCATGGCGGCTGTCGAGGCATTCTCGGCGCCATGGTCGATGCGCATGCTGGAGATCGATGCGATCGGCATGTTCGACACGGCAGCCGAGGAGATGGGCAAGGTCTTCGTCACGACGGAACTCGGCGGCGGCGGCACGTCGACCGCCGCAAGCGTCCGCATCGCCCGGCGCGGCGTCATGAACGTGCTGCGCCATTCGGGCATCGTCTCCGGCGCGGTAGAGAAGAGCCAGACGTCCTGGCTCGACATGCCATCCGGCGACTGCTTCTGCTTCGCCGAAGAGGACGGCATGGCCGAGACGATGGTCGATCTGGGCGACGCCGTCTGCGAGGGCGACGTCATCGCGCGCATCCACGCGATCGGGCGCACCGGCGTCGCACCGGTGGATATCAGGGCGAAAATGTCCGGCATCCTTGCGGCGCGGCATTTTCCTGGTCTGGTGAAGGCGGGCGACTGCATGTCGGTCGTCGCGGTGGTTGACCGATAAACCGCATCGACGTGCCAGTTTCCTTCGTCGCGGAATTGGAGTATGGAACGGCCGGAAATGTAGGTGCGAGCAGCGCGTGACCCTTTCTCGGCATCAAAGACCGGCTGACGGCGTCCAGGCAGTGTTCCTGGTCCGGATGACGCTTGTCTGGATGGTCCTGTTCGCCATGCTGCCCAATCCGCTTGGCGGTGCTGCGGCTGCGTTCGCGTCCTCGTCGTTCACCCAGCAGACGCTCGATGAACGGGACGGCGCGGATCGTCATGCCACCCCGGCAGCATCGAGACAGCACAGCTTCGCAGTCGTGTCCTCCGACGGCGGGAGCCCGGATGACGGGTTCGGCGTCGGTGCCGGGCTGGTGGTGCGATATGCATCCCTGACGCACGGCGACCCTGCCGACACCGGATACCCAGCCGTCGCGACGCTGACAGCCGCCGGTTTCCTCTCGACCCACGCTCGCGCGCCGCCGCTTTCGGCCTGATGCGTTAGCCGCAGCCTTTGGGCTGCATCCCCGTTGCGCGCCGATCCTTGAAAAAGCGCGGCGCCGCCGGACATGGATCATGAACCGACACACTGCCCCTGTGCGCTTTCTGCTGCAGGCCCTTCTCATTCTTCTATGGGGCGGGATGGGTGCCGGCGCGCCCGTTTCACACGCGCCGTCCGGGCTGGTGTCCGCAGCCGCCAGTCAGGCGGAGACGGTGTCGTCACGCCGTCATGGCCCCCGAAACCCCGAGCGGCTCAGCGATCGTGAGGCAAGCCGCAGCGCGATCGTCGAGCGCCGTCATGCCGACGATCTCTGGAATGCCGCCCAATCCGGCGGCGCGGGCCTTTTGCCCGCAACGGCCGGTCTGCCGCTTCCCGACACATCCGACGCCGCGCAATCACTGAGACCCCGCCATGTCACAAGCGCGCAAAGCGCCCACCACCGCGCCCGCGCGCCCCCTTTCGACGCCTGATCCCCGTCGCCTCCGCCGATGCGGAGAACCTGAAACGAGGCGGTCGGCCTGGCTGCCGTCTCGCATCCAAAGGATCATTTCATGAGAACCTCAAAATGGGTTCTGATCAGCTATACGCTCATCATTCTGGTGGGCCTGATCACCGCCCTGCCAAATCTGTTCACGCCTGCCCAGTTGGCTTCATTGCCGGGCTGGATACCCAAGCAGCAGGTCACGCTCGGCCTCGACCTTCAGGGCGGCTCGCATCTCGTTCTGGAAGTCGATGCCGCGACTCTTCGCCAGGATCGCTTGAAGGCGCTGCTGGAGGATGTGCGGGGCGTCCTGCGCACCGAGCGCATTCCGGCCCAGTCCGCCAGGCTGTCCGGCGACACGGTGGTGCTGTCCATCGCCGATCAGGCAACGCGTGAGCGCGCTCTGACGAAAATCCGCGAACTCGCCGTTCCCATCGCCAACACTGCGATGGGAGCATCGATTGCCGATATCGACGTGGCCACCGATGGAAACGCGATCAAGCTGTCCCTGAGCGAGGCAGGCTTCAAGGACCGCATCGACCGGGCGCTCGAGCAGAGCCTGGAGGTGGTGCGCCAGCGCGTCGATCAGGTCGGCGTCGCCGAACCGAGCATCCAGCGCGTCGGCTCCGACCGCATCCTCGTCCAGTTGCCCGGTCTCCAGGACCCGACACGGCTGCGGCAACTGCTTGGTTCCACCGCCCAGATGTCGTTCCACATGGTGGCTGAAAATGTGACGGGAGATCGTCCGCCAGCCGGTGTGACGATGTTGCCGGACTCCAAGACCGGCCAGCTCTACCCCATCGAGGATCGCGTAGCACTGAGCGGTGATCGCCTGACTGACGCCCGCGCGGGCTTCGATCAGCGCACCCACGAACCCATCGTCTCGTTCCGCTTCGACAGCGCGGGCGCGCGGCAGTTCGCCGACATCACGGCGCAGAACGTCAACAAGCCTTTTGCGATCGTTCTCGACGGCAAGGTGCTGAGCGCGCCCGTCATCCGTGAACCGATCACCGGCGGCTCGGGGCAGATCAGCGGCTCGTTCACGGTGGAAGACACCGTCGTGCTCTCCGCGCTTCTGCGTGCCGGCGCGCTGCCGGCGCCTCTGACAGTCATCGAGGAGCGCAGCGTTGGCCCCGATCTCGGCGCCGACGTGATCCAGATGGGCATCTATACGGGCCTTGCAGGCTTCGCCCTCGTGGTCGCCTTCATGATCGCGCTTTACGGGTGGTGGGGCCTCATCGCGAATTTCGCGCTGTTCCTCAACGTGGCGCTCACGGTCGGCCTGCTCAGCATTCTGGGCGCGACCCTGACGCTTCCCGGCATCGCTGGCATCATTCTGGGCATCGGCATCGCGGTCGATGCGAACATCCTGATCAACGAGCGAATACGCGAGGAAACGGCCAAGGGACTGAGTTCCTTCGCGGCGCTCGATCGAGGGTTCAAGATGGCCTACTCGACCATCGTCGATGCGAACGTCACGACCCTGATCGCGACCGGACTGCTCTTCATGTTCGGTTCGGGACCGGTGCGCGGCTTTGCCATCACCATGATCATCGGCATCGCCGCCTCGATGTTCACGGCGGTTGCCGTCGTGCGCATTCTCATGACGGAGTGGGTGCGCCGCAGGCACATCAAGACGATCAGGATGGAGCCTCTGATCCGGTTCATGCCGAAGGAAACCCACATCTCCTTCATGCGGGCCCGCTTCCTGGGCATCGGCATCTCGCTGTTGCTGTCGCTGGCCTCGATCGGCCTCTTCATCAAGCCGGGCCTCAATTACGGCATCGACTTCACCGGCGGCATCCAGGTCGAAGTCGTCACTTCGCAACCGGCCGATCTGGCGCAGATGCGTGGCGATCTCAGTGCACTGAACCTCGGCGAAGTCGCGTTGCAGGAGATCGGTGGCGACAACCATGTCCTGATCCGGCTGCAGCGACAGGAGGGTGGTGAAGCCGCGCAGACTGCGGCCGTCAATGCCGTGCGCGACACGGTCAAGACGATCGATCCGGACGTACGCGTCGAGCGAACGGAGGTGGTCGGGCCGAAGGTCAGCGGGGAACTGGCGCAGAACGGCATCATCGCCGTCGTGCTCGCCGCGCTCGCCATGCTGGTCTACATCTGGTGGCGCTTCGAGTGGAACTTCGCGATCGGCGCGATCGCGACGCTCATACTGGATACGACCAAGACCATCGGCTTCTTCGCGCTGTTCGGTCTCGACTTCAACCTGACGGCCATCGCGGCGCTTTTGACGATCATCGGCTATTCGGTGAACGACAAGGTGGTGGTCTATGACCGCATGCGTGAGAACATGCGCCTCTACAAGAAGAAGTCGCTGCGCGAGATCATCGACATGAGCATCAACCAGACGCTTGCGCGATGCATCTTCACCTCGGCGACGACCTTCCTCGCCATGGCGCCGATGGCGATCTGGGGCGGCAGCGCGGTCGAGAACTTCGCGGTGCCGATGGTGTTCGGCATCGTGATCGCGACCTCGTCGTCGATCTTCATCGCAGCACCGATCCTGCTGTTCCTAGGCAATTGGTGGGAACACCGCCAGGCCGGCCGTCTTGGCGGCCATGAACTGCCGGAGCCGATGCAGAAGGCGTAGACAAAAAACGCGGCGGTCCCGTCAGGGACCGCCGCGCTCGTATACGGCTTTGGAGCGATACGGCTACATCGGCCGGTGATCGCTTTCCTCTTCGAAGGTCACGGCGACGTCGGCATTGGCCGAGAGGCGCACCGTCCCGCCCTCGATCTCGGCCACGAGACCGAGCGGAATGTAATGGTGATGGCCGCGATGCGAGCCTTCGCCGCTATCCTTCTTGGTCAGCTTGATCCTGTCGCCCTCGACGTGATCGACCGTGCCGACGTGAACGCCGTCGGCTCCGATGACTTCGGCATGTTCCTTGATCTGCGTGCTATCAACCATTGGTGCTCTCCTTCTCTGCGGCTACAACGCGGCAATCGCATGTTGGATGCTTCGGACGGTCGGAGGCCCGGTTTATTGGATCGGTGTCCGTCCCGACAGGCCGTCGATGATAGGGCATTCCGGCCGGTCATCGCCATGGCAATTGGCGACGAGGTGGCTCAGCATGTCGCGCAGGCCGTGCAGTTCCGCGAGCTTGCGGTCGATCTCCGTGAGCTTGGCTTCCGCCATGGCCTTCACTTCGGCGCTTTCACGGTGCGTGTCGCCATAGAGCGACAGAAGCTGCCGGCATTCCTCGACCGAGAAGCCCAGACCGCGCGAGCGCTGCAGGAAGCGCAGGCGATGGACGTCCTCCATTGAATAGTCGCGATAGCCGTTCTCGCGCCGGTCGGGCCGCAAAAGCCCGATTTCCTCGTAGTAGCGGATCGTCTTGGGCGGCAGGCCGGACTTTTCGGCCACGGTTCCGATGTTCATGGGCTCGTTCCTTTCATGGCTCAGATCGCCGTGCATCCTGACGGATGCACGGCGATCTATCTCTTGTTAAGCATCGGAATAATCCGAAAACCGGATTCCACTTTTCGGTCCGATCCTCAGCCGAGCTTGAGCGTCCGCAGCCTCAGCGCATTGGCGATCACCGACACGGACGATAGGCTCATGGCGGCAGCGGCAAGCATCGGCGACAGAAGCATCCCGAAGACTGGATATAGGATGCCTGCCGCCACAGGCACACCAAGCGCGTTGTAGACGAAGGCGAAGAACAGGTTCTGCTTGATGTTGCGGATCGTCGCCTGCGCGAGCGTCCGGGCCCGCACGATCCCGTTGAGATCGCCCTTGACCAGCGTGATGCCGGCGCTCTCCACCGCGACATCGGCCCCAGTGCCCATCGCGATGCCGACATCGGCGGAAGCAAGTGCCGGCGCATCGTTGACGCCGTCGCCGGCCATCGCGACTTTTGCGCCTTTCGCGCGCAACGCCTCGATTAGCGCCTGCTTGGCTTCGGGCAGCATGTCGGCGCGCACCTCGTCGATGCCCAGCCTTGCCGCCACCGCCCGCGCGGTGCGTTCGCTGTCGCCGGTCGCCATGATGATGCGAAGGCCGGTCTCGTGCAGCGCGCGGATCGCCTCCGCCGTGGTCGCCTTGACGGGATCTGCGACGGCGACGATGCCCGCGAGCTTGCCGTCCACGGCCACGAACATCGCCGTCTTGCCCTGCGAGCGCAACGCGTCGGCGCGCTCTTGTCCGTCGGTCGTGGCCGCGCCGAGTTCGGACATCATGGCTGCGTTGCCGAGCGCGACCTTTCGCCCGGAAACCGTTCCCGAAACGCCCTTGCCGGTGACCGCGTCGAAGTCCGTCGTCGCCTGGATGGCCACGCCGCGTTCCTCTGCCCCCTCGACGATCGCCTCAGCGAGCGGGTGTTCCGAGCCGCG is drawn from Mesorhizobium sp. CAU 1732 and contains these coding sequences:
- a CDS encoding DUF2171 domain-containing protein, which codes for MVDSTQIKEHAEVIGADGVHVGTVDHVEGDRIKLTKKDSGEGSHRGHHHYIPLGLVAEIEGGTVRLSANADVAVTFEEESDHRPM
- the eutC gene encoding ectoine utilization protein EutC yields the protein MTRMTILTEAELRKIVRLDLEAVACVENAFRALATLPVAMPPILRLDIPEHRGEVDVKTAYVPGIDGFAIKISPGFFDNPKLGLPSVNGMMVLLSAKTGLVEALLLDNGYLTDVRTAAAGAVAARHLSRPNASVATIFGAGMQARMQLEALLLVRSIEEARIWARDAAKAEKTAAQLRERLGIRVRAEADPARAIAGADVVVTTTPASEPLLKRAWLSRGQHVTAMGSDAEHKNELEPAVITGVDLYVADRLSQTRRLGELHHAIEAGLVPADRVFPELGEIVAGLKPGRTSDTMTTVADLTGTGVQDTAIATLARDRARAAQAGTDFES
- the doeA gene encoding ectoine hydrolase DoeA (DoeA (degradation of ectoine A) is also called EutD (ectoine utilization D).), coding for MLPNLKFTREEYAERLARTRRAMEAKGVDLLICSDPSNMAWLTGYDGWSFYVHQAILVPPTGEPVWYGRGQDANGAKRTAYLGHDNIVGYADHYVQSTERHPMDYLSKVIGERGWDKLTIGVEMDNYWFSAAAFAALQKHLPNARFVDATALVNWQRAVKSPTEIDYMRKAARIVEVMHQRIVDKIEVGMRKCDLVAEIYDAGTRGVDGIGGDYPAIVPLLPSGADASAPHLTWDDKPMKSGEGTFFEIAGCYNRYHCPLSRTVFLGKPTQEFLDAEKATLEGMEAGLAAAKPGNTCEDIANAFFAVLKKYGITKDNRTGYPIGLSYPPDWGERTMSLRPGDRTELKPGMTFHFMTGLWLETMGLEITESILITETGVECLANVPRQLFVKG
- the doeB gene encoding N(2)-acetyl-L-2,4-diaminobutanoate deacetylase DoeB — its product is MKPSPITPTIDLDAAGVQHGFLRLPYSRDDSAWGSVMIPIAVIRNGEGPTALLTGGNHGDEYEGPLALFDLARTLDPVSVSGTVIIVPAMNYPAFRAGTRTSPIDRGNLNRSFPGRPDGTVTEKIADYFQRELLPRADIVLDFHSGGRTLDFLPFCAAHILPDKAQEASVMAAVEAFSAPWSMRMLEIDAIGMFDTAAEEMGKVFVTTELGGGGTSTAASVRIARRGVMNVLRHSGIVSGAVEKSQTSWLDMPSGDCFCFAEEDGMAETMVDLGDAVCEGDVIARIHAIGRTGVAPVDIRAKMSGILAARHFPGLVKAGDCMSVVAVVDR
- the cueR gene encoding Cu(I)-responsive transcriptional regulator — protein: MNIGTVAEKSGLPPKTIRYYEEIGLLRPDRRENGYRDYSMEDVHRLRFLQRSRGLGFSVEECRQLLSLYGDTHRESAEVKAMAEAKLTEIDRKLAELHGLRDMLSHLVANCHGDDRPECPIIDGLSGRTPIQ
- the secD gene encoding protein translocase subunit SecD; the encoded protein is MRTSKWVLISYTLIILVGLITALPNLFTPAQLASLPGWIPKQQVTLGLDLQGGSHLVLEVDAATLRQDRLKALLEDVRGVLRTERIPAQSARLSGDTVVLSIADQATRERALTKIRELAVPIANTAMGASIADIDVATDGNAIKLSLSEAGFKDRIDRALEQSLEVVRQRVDQVGVAEPSIQRVGSDRILVQLPGLQDPTRLRQLLGSTAQMSFHMVAENVTGDRPPAGVTMLPDSKTGQLYPIEDRVALSGDRLTDARAGFDQRTHEPIVSFRFDSAGARQFADITAQNVNKPFAIVLDGKVLSAPVIREPITGGSGQISGSFTVEDTVVLSALLRAGALPAPLTVIEERSVGPDLGADVIQMGIYTGLAGFALVVAFMIALYGWWGLIANFALFLNVALTVGLLSILGATLTLPGIAGIILGIGIAVDANILINERIREETAKGLSSFAALDRGFKMAYSTIVDANVTTLIATGLLFMFGSGPVRGFAITMIIGIAASMFTAVAVVRILMTEWVRRRHIKTIRMEPLIRFMPKETHISFMRARFLGIGISLLLSLASIGLFIKPGLNYGIDFTGGIQVEVVTSQPADLAQMRGDLSALNLGEVALQEIGGDNHVLIRLQRQEGGEAAQTAAVNAVRDTVKTIDPDVRVERTEVVGPKVSGELAQNGIIAVVLAALAMLVYIWWRFEWNFAIGAIATLILDTTKTIGFFALFGLDFNLTAIAALLTIIGYSVNDKVVVYDRMRENMRLYKKKSLREIIDMSINQTLARCIFTSATTFLAMAPMAIWGGSAVENFAVPMVFGIVIATSSSIFIAAPILLFLGNWWEHRQAGRLGGHELPEPMQKA